From Gossypium raimondii isolate GPD5lz chromosome 11, ASM2569854v1, whole genome shotgun sequence:
agaaaagaaagaaagaaaagggaattttggggttttgaagtttcaagctcaattggtaagtcaatttatgTCAtgatttatgttgaaatttttgagtttttggagTTCTAGAACAAAATATGTCAtgatttatgttgaaattttgaaagatagTTGATTTTTAGACATGAgttatgttgaattaattgatgaattaggggttaaattgattgaatttcaagttagaagttagtaaagggttgatttgtaaaataaaacataagttttgaattaatagggactaaattgggagaattttaaaattagggatttatggtgaaattagagagttaaattagtttaaagtgggaatggaatgaaaatatgaaattagttttgagaataaaagttagtctcggttcagggactaaattggaatttaggaaaatattgagtaaaaattgaaatatttaatgtgagattgaatggtgttgtattgatgatttttaattgttttaattctgtAGCAATCGTCGTACCGGAATTTTCGActaaaaagaggaaaaatatagtcgacgaggaatagctcggaattccaggtttgtatttctataatctgaatctaattattaattgttgtattttgattaaatgttatggtaagtgattgaagtgagaattattgtgttttacaatTGAAAAGGATTGTCTTGatatatgatgaaattatattggttgaattgaattggaatatatatatactatgaatatatatgtgtgtgtaaatgtgaaattgtgcaaatatgataattggattattttttatatgtataaaattcagccttaatgcccaagtagatgGAATTTAGAATTActgggatattagtggcatgccattaaggaactttagtgcgctctctgattattagcatgttggtgctctctgattattagcacgttggtgctTTTTGATTACTAGCACGTCAGTGCTCTCCGTTTAGCACGTATGTGCTCTCTGTAtagcactttagtgctctctgttcattagtgcataataatgcaccaCTGTATTTGTTCCATATATCCGGTGTGTTCTATAAAATATACTTTGGACTAAgaataagaatatgagatagtAAACTGAAAACagaatatgaaatatgttgtaaatacatggaataGACGAGTTATATACTCATAAATTGATTGTGGAATGGATAGTGCCATTGcttaaatgatatgtgaataaattatggaaaggtattatatatagcaagtgatgaaaaTCGAGTGTTGtgtgattttaaatgttcaattgtgcttaacattttattatacatattttattgttttattttttttaaatattcggattatagaaataccactgagtttttactcagcgtacagTTTTATTTTCCGTGCGTAGGTTAAGTACTTAAGTTTGATCGCTGATTCAGAATCCAACAACGATTATGAACTCAAATATGgtgatgtttatttctttgtgttggcatgtacctagattgtctaaatattagttattttgtggtttgattgtaaatgaagttataagatctatttttgagagtttataatttggattaaaacgATGCTTGATGacttattttgatgatataaaatgtttgatatttctgtctgtttgatctgtaatctccggtaatgctccgtaacccggTTCCAAGCGAGggatacgggttgggggtgttacaccGCTCGAGTATAAATTATGCACATTATAAGGGTGACTCATGCTGGatgcaaacaacaacaaaatccatTTGATTTACTTGCCCTTGTTAATTGATTTCCATAATGTTCGTTCGTATAGTTGGGGTTTCGCAGTTTTAGCTATGTTGTATTGTAAGCTTTGTCAAACGACAAATCCTTCTGTTGTGGACATAAGTAGATGCCTCATATTGTGGCAGTCTTAGGCACATTAAAAACTTGGTAATATAAATGCAAAAATACAAACTTTGTAATTTGGTTGACTTGTTTCAaccccattcttggcatcaaggtagccaGCTCGTATTACATATtacatgtcactctcaagtctgGTCATCCTTTGCTGAAAAAGATGTGGCTCTAGCTCGTACGCTGTGTATGTATTAAGAAAATACAAGTTATAATCTCGAATTAACTTGTTCTAGTATTGATAATATTAAAGCATatattgaaactaaattttagcCAATTTCATAACTTGTCTCCACCAATCTGCATTCTTGTACTCTTGGTGAAAGTTAGTTGCAATGTATCAGATACAATAAATGGATCTCTATGGTACACCAGAATTCCTAATGGTGACAATTATTCCCTTCCCTTTATCAGaaatgatgcaaatattatcgtCACTAATAACATACTTTCATAGGTTCATAAGGAATTCATAGGTTCATAAGGAAGAATTCTCATGATTCTATGTTCTCCTTGTCCATAATGGTAGatgctatcgggagcacgttCTTGTTCCCGTCTTGAGCAACCGCTATAAGTAGGATTTGGTTATATTTCCCGTATAGCTAGGTCTCATCTACCTGCACAAGTGGCTTGCAGTAGGGAAATGCCTGCACGCATGGATCAAATGTCCATAACATCTAGTGGAAAATTCTTCTTTCAGTTGTAGTTGGTCATTCGGGTCGTAATAAGGTCATGTCTCCAACTCAAAGACATTCTTTGGCACGTACTCCCATATGGCGACTACCCCCCTGTAGCTCATTGTACAATGCATCTCAATCTCCGTACAACCGCTCAATTGTCATCTATTCAGTTATCCATGCTTTTCGTTATGATACTtgatactggaatcgtgcttgcattttaacaatcagtaccgaaactttaatggtcggtaTTTCCTTCACCATTGACATGATACATGTGTAGATAATTTTGGAATCAAGTTTCCGATGATCTTttgtcatacgtgttgaagtGTATGTGTGAGCCCCAACAAATTTTAGTATCACCTCTGTCTATAACTTCTGGATAAATGCGACTCGTACCCGCTAATTGCAGCCTTCCGTCGACCTCCAACAATTCCCAATATACAATGTCAGTTTGGACTCAGTGACCTTATAGGCCACCGGCACATTCATGCTAACCGCTTAATGGCAAATATGcatatctatgtatatatataaattataaagcttaaaaaaaaataagtatgtatatttaaaatatgtgggtatacatatataaagtataaagtacaaataatatataagtaagtatatatatatatatatatatatattaaagtatataaaagtataagtacgcacatatataaaaattaaaatgtatatatatatatataagttagtaggaatatatataacaaaatctaaaaatggtataatgggtaaataataataaggaaagtaataataataaatgcaataacaagaataataataataataataataataataataataataataataataataataaacggGATTagattgaaaacaaaacaaaatcccAGAGGAGAAAtcagaataaaataaagcaaaagaTTAATTTGGGATGCGCGTGAAAGGAGGGGGACCCAAAAAGGAAGTATCCCATCCTTTCTAACGCATCACTTCACgcgggactaaaatgaaacaacgATAAAATCATAcggctaaattaaaaacaaagaaaagaaggaaagaggGGCAAATTGCAATGCGCTGCAAAAGCGGAGGGACCGCGCGCGCAAATAGCCCTTTTaaagaaaacacgcggatcctccccttagggtcgggtcaccgcgcgagTCAGgttgaaacggcgtcgtttcaacGCCTGGGGCTATGgcgcaaaacggcgccgttttgaaacacttataaaaataaaaaattttcttttttgcttcattttctgccttttccttaaaaaaatttgaatctcATCCTCCTCCCTCTCTCCCTCACGACTTCTGGCCTTAGATTCAGGCCTCCGCCGCACCACCTCCACGGCCGGTGGCCGGAGTTGTGCGAAATTGGCTTTTTAGCCCTCCTTTCGGTGTCCTCGAAGGCTAGGCCTTCTCAACCGAGGGACCGAGTATAAAAGGAAGAGACTTTCCTCCCCGTTCGACTCCGGTGACGGCGAATGAGGGCTTCAACTCCGGCCTCCGAAACCAAcaggtattttctttttttagtttcgTTTTCGTTAAGAAAGATtgtagaaaataaacaaaaaataaaataagatagagtaaaataaataaaaacgcAAGAACAGAAGAAAAACTAGAgtcaaacctttttttttaagcCTTTTGATCTGCTTTTTTTCATTTACTCCTCTCTGAAGAAGATACAAAGGTTTCATTTTTCGGTCTTTATAACtgatttttacatatttttaatctattataTATGCTGTCACTTCTTGCTTTTTGATTTTGCAGGTGGTGGTTGGAGGCGTGGCGGTGCGATTGGCGAGTGGACGAAGGTCGaagaccctaggtgcggcgcacctagggttagggttttctgattttttgtgttgggccatttgggccgTTTAGGTTTTGGGCTAGGTTATGTAATTGGGCTTACTTTTGGTTGTAATTGGGGTTTTTGGGCCCCGGgtaaatttgggcttgtacaatcACTACTATCATATCCACCATCAGCATCTGCATCAGTCTTAGGTGCAGCATTAAGATCGATGTCGAACCCGCGTACAGTCGATTGACTATCAACGTACGATATTGGAACCACCATACACGGATCTTGAACTCCATGTTCTTCACATAATGGAGTGGGAGCTTCAGCTGGCTCCACATCAGCTAACTCAGCAACTAATTGAATCAGTGCATTTTGGTGGCTCTAATTCCCACGATAAAGAGCGACCATTGTCTCTACgtcttcatcgtctacaagttccatctTGATGAATTTGATGGGATTTGttgaaactggaaacttgtaaaAAAGTTTTGATATTCTTCTCCCACAACATCTAACAATTTTTTGCACTAATCCTTTCCTTCATATCATTAAccgagacatttctattaaatctcattgctatttgttggcgacattcaaatatacatccaactgttgttgtcaaaattactccatcaaaataaacacatataaaaattgattatccatcttcaatactagacctgttaaaaaagaaataaaaattcccACTACAATTTCAAGCAAAATAATTACTGTAATgtaaaaaatgaatttcataTCTATTAACCTCGTGAATTCTTCTTTGTCTATTTACTCTTTTTCTACATAATTTTTTTCGGTTATTTgaattctcaaatttttttcccaaacaCTGTTTAAATAATGGTTAAGAACTGGTGCCGCCTATAACATTGGCACCAGTACTTTGGTGCCACCTTTCCCATGGGCACCACTCCTTGGTGCCGCCTTTCCCATGGACACCACCACCCAAACTTGTCCCAAACCCGTATTTAACTCATGTATTGGAACTGGATGGGAAAAAAAACTTTGGTGCCGCCTATCAAGAAGGCCGCAccatcaaaaatttatttattttgttttgtttttttagttgaaaGTGATGGGTGTCAAAAAATAGGGGTGGTGCCGCCTATGCACCATTCTCCACCACCCCTGGtataccatttttaaatttttttattttttatattatttaagtaaaaaagcCCAAcctgccaaaaaaattttaataaaaattaaaaaaaaaacacatgcGGAGGAACAGATATAGGAACAAAGTTCGTCTTGTGCACCCTAACTTAGtgaatttaatgaataattaattatgtatataatttgttaagaaatgttaatttaatatattaagaaattgggaataaaggaataaaaataaagaaatgtaaaataaaatgagagaATAACTGtatgttcattttcttttctaaaaggCATAGTGCAACATTTAGCGGTAAggttttatcataaaatttaaagttttatttacaatttaacttttaaactaTATTATTTTCTTCCTATTGGTATCTGATTTTCTTATTCCATTTTAGTACTCGACTTattattctattatatttttttgcccctaaaattaACGGTATTAAAAAAACCCTCAACCAAACAAAATGCATGTGGCTGTTGACTTATGACATGTACATTGATCAAAGTTGACTTTTTGTTGACCAACCTTggcccataaaaaattattaaattatcaaaaatatatttttaaaaaaaattaaaaatgtaaaagtaaaaattatgaaaattataaattaaataaaaaaatttcttgctTTGAGATTGAATGAACAACAATTCAATCTTCAGTTCCGGGTAATATTATCTAAGGGTTAATAAAGCAATGAAGACAATTACGCAATTCATTTTGTGGGTCTCAAAACAGTTTTAGGTGAAGATTCTTTAACACTAAAGCTcgatgaagatgatgaagattTCACATACTCCTACGAAGCTTTTTAACTTGTGTACTGTAAACCAACAATTTAAGAACCCAAATGATGTTGAAGTAGACGATGATTTCACTTTGTTCTTCCCTGCTTTTACCATTagctcaaatttaaaaaaaaaaaaaaacccttacaaactaaaaaaaatcaaaacctttTGCTttcacaaacgataaaattgaAGATTTTCTAAATTCGCTATGGGGTTTAATGGattctttttagttttattttttattctgttttgccttcaaaaagaaaaaataaatctttctaaaaattaaaaaaatctaagccTGCTATCACTGTACAATCAGTATTTGATGATCTTTGACTAAACAGGAAATGTGTTCACAACCATAAAAGGAAATGGTGGGGGTCCACGCAAATCTTGGTTCGGGGCGTTGCGGCGAATCCCATACAATACAGATTGCATTACTTCCCACATGGCGGATTACAATTGGACCAACAACGATAACTCAAGCTTTAATAGATTCCCACTACCAAGGTCGGATTATCAAATAAGCCCTTTCTATTTATGAACCTCCATTAATGAAAAACACACCGTCAATGTCTGCAAATTATCATCTCTTTCCTTAAACACATCCTCTTTGTTAAgctcttcttcatcttctccaaaaaCAAGGgtacttaatttaatttctcactttttacagttttgtttttacttttatgGCTACTAGTGTGTTACATATGGGACATAGAtatgtacttatatatattctgttatctcttctctttcttccactgtatttttagtaaaaagcccaaaagttaaaaaagataCATTTGGCATGCTTTGCAAGACATTTGaagttttttaaatgtttatcaTGTTAAATTTAAGCATATGTTTCAAAATGTAAGAGCcatgttcttttgtttttaaagtgaATCATGAAAGTTCACCAAGTGTATGACGTTGTTGTGAAAAAAAGCATAAGATGACAGCTTGAACTTTGTGTTCTGTCAATGTTGTAGAAGTTGAAAACTATGATAAAGAAAATGCCGTGTTGGGTTTGTTTTAGAGAAACTAAAAGGTTTGGGGGTTTCTCCAAATGTCGAAAAGATAGGAGtttttattgtatatatatgatgaaaTCGTGACGCTTTCATTAGTTTAATGCAAGCTTCATAATCtcttgaattttcattttctcgaCTTTGGCAGTTTTGCATTGATTAGTcatgttattttgatttgaaatgtatttgatatttacAAGACTATACTTTTATATCAATATTCGATTACATGTCTAAAACAAGcatttaagtttgaaaatgacTCCTCATCTTTTTCCTTATTCTGAAAGCTATCTTATTGTAATGGTTAGTTAAACCCAAAAACTATGTTGATTAGACTCGAGTGCAAGTCTTGGGTCCAACATGGGTCCAATATGAGTATGCTCATTTTCTAAGTTTCTTTCAATTAATGATGACTTGCAGGTCACCATGGCTGTGATTCCAGTACGTTTCAAATTGCCTTATAAAGATCAAAATTGTGACTGCAAATGCAATGGTTGGCAATCGCGTCAAGCTGAGATTGGGTATAAAAATGGAGGTTTTAATGGACATCAATGGCGTATTTGGACATTCACTAGTGTTCATCCAAGACCCTTCTCCATGAAAGCATTGCCCAAAGAAAATTCACACCTGATCTCTTTGGATTCTTATTTTCGAAAGCTTCAAGAAGATTCAAATAAGGGTTCTACCATGGTGTTGGTTGATAGAAGTGGAGAAAGTAGCATAAAGAAGGGGCTGCTGGAATCTCTGGAAGCTTATCTTGGTAAACTTGATGAAGGTAATGTAATATGCCAAATACTTTTATTCTTACTGTCCCTATTTCATCTTATGCGCACACACGATCATGACATGGCAAAATACATGTTGGATATGCGAGGACTCGTCCGGATATGGCTAGACACTTTGTTTTGCTggctttttgttgttttcttacTGATCCAATCGGTTTTTAGTCAGTTGAAAACCAGAGCGATTTACAAGCCACCGTTTTTTGGTTTCTGGTGTCCAGTCTAACACCGAGTTTCTTTGATTGTTTGTTCagattcaaattctaaaatccAAGAGAAAACCCCGGAAGACAACCAAACCGTACTTCCATTTTCTGTCGGCGAAGATGCGATCGATGAAAAAGCAAAATTCAGAAGCGATATCGGCTTCAGGCTAAGGGATGTTAACAGTGTCACAAAGAAGTCTGAAGCCTTGCAATACTCTGATGAAGCCTCTCATCTCTACTTAGTGTACTACCcctttaattttgtatttattgcATTTTGACATGAAACGAAAACACAACACCGAATGACATGTCTAATCGTATATGAGTTTTATGTGATTGCGTTTCCCTGTCATAATCGTGTCAACACATTCATGGCACCACAAATCTCGTGTCATAAAGGTGTAAAACACACATAACACACTTAAGGCATGATTAGTTAGTGCAAATGAATCCCTTTCGGGTTTTGCTTCATTACTTCTTTTGATATATATAGTTAGTTTGTCAGGTCATAACTGCAGGTAGAATTCATGGTCTAATATAATCCTTTTATTCTAAATGCAGAAGCATAGTGGCATCCATAAACATTGCTGTTTTTATATTTGAGATAGCCACTCCAGTTAAAATCTCAGAGTTGCAGCTATTTTCCATCCCTTCATTATATGGAGCCAAAATAAATGATCTCATTCTGGTTGGAGAATGGTGGAGGCTTGTCACACCAATGTTTCTGGTACAGGATTAAAACAATTGGGTTCGTCTTCGTGTTCTTTTTttcgttctttttttttttttttttgcatgatttcatatattatttgaaaGAAACTCAAACAAAATCGTACATGCTTGAATTTGGTTACTAACATAATGTTG
This genomic window contains:
- the LOC105803572 gene encoding RHOMBOID-like protein 9, chloroplastic isoform X1, translated to MFQNVTMAVIPVRFKLPYKDQNCDCKCNGWQSRQAEIGYKNGGFNGHQWRIWTFTSVHPRPFSMKALPKENSHLISLDSYFRKLQEDSNKGSTMVLVDRSGESSIKKGLLESLEAYLGKLDEDSNSKIQEKTPEDNQTVLPFSVGEDAIDEKAKFRSDIGFRLRDVNSVTKKSEALQYSDEASHLYLVSIVASINIAVFIFEIATPVKISELQLFSIPSLYGAKINDLILVGEWWRLVTPMFLHSGILHVSLGCWALLSFGPQVCRYYGSFTFFLIYLLGGFAGNLISFLHTPQPTVGGTGPVFAVISAWLIYQIQNKGVIAKDASERMFQKAILVTALSCILSNFGPIDDWTHLGAAFSGIAYGFVICPTLQVDDTSSRTGREEQIRLVGRFADPCKSLLVFAIFILAFASLLFFVEPPINTTIYGF
- the LOC105803572 gene encoding RHOMBOID-like protein 9, chloroplastic isoform X2 — translated: MAVIPVRFKLPYKDQNCDCKCNGWQSRQAEIGYKNGGFNGHQWRIWTFTSVHPRPFSMKALPKENSHLISLDSYFRKLQEDSNKGSTMVLVDRSGESSIKKGLLESLEAYLGKLDEDSNSKIQEKTPEDNQTVLPFSVGEDAIDEKAKFRSDIGFRLRDVNSVTKKSEALQYSDEASHLYLVSIVASINIAVFIFEIATPVKISELQLFSIPSLYGAKINDLILVGEWWRLVTPMFLHSGILHVSLGCWALLSFGPQVCRYYGSFTFFLIYLLGGFAGNLISFLHTPQPTVGGTGPVFAVISAWLIYQIQNKGVIAKDASERMFQKAILVTALSCILSNFGPIDDWTHLGAAFSGIAYGFVICPTLQVDDTSSRTGREEQIRLVGRFADPCKSLLVFAIFILAFASLLFFVEPPINTTIYGF